A genome region from Cucumis sativus cultivar 9930 chromosome 4, Cucumber_9930_V3, whole genome shotgun sequence includes the following:
- the LOC101207678 gene encoding protein NDH-DEPENDENT CYCLIC ELECTRON FLOW 5 isoform X3, which yields MSLPSKLLQPPPTIPYTRLSTSPRPFFCHCLHPSTPSSRGGGRAFPLPGVASLPYQPINVDYLEEEFNGQGHGVTFEGIGDECLAKLRLENGGSAILMFPSGLITSYKSPMWHGGSLELLHSSVSEDKNGDVVVQGGVSVALDYGTHRLEDVSWDLHNVEGNPRESIQIELISRALEGMVELKYTVTLGEDVLTSELTVCNNNQTSLELKGYILSHMTLSTPEATFAIGLEGSNFHSVPPFSSNHAIIPPDCSSGLTQRLKGIVSGWGKSRERESGEEIEGEEMDNYKQLMDQMSRIYTNAPRNFTIIDRVL from the exons ATGAGCCTACCTTCAAAGCTTCTCCAACCTCCCCCAACTATTCCCTACACGCGTCTATCCACCTCCCCCCGCCCATTTTTCTGTCATTGTCTTCATCCATCCACCCCAAGCAGCCGCGGAGGAGGAAGAGCGTTCCCACTTCCCGGAGTGGCCTCCCTCCCGTATCAACCCATCAATGTCGATTATTTGGAAGAAGAATTCAACGGTCAAGGGCATGGAGTAACATTCGAAGGAATCGGCGATGAGTGTCTTGCCAAATTGCGATTAGAAAATGGTGGTTCTGCGATTCTTATGTTCCCGAGCGGATTAATTACCTCCTATAAATCTCCTATGTGGCATGGAGGATCTCTAGAGCTGCTTCATTCTTCGGTATCTGAGGATAAAAATGGCGATGTTGTTGTTCAAGGAGGCGTATCCGTTGCCCTAGACTATGGGACTCATCGACTGGAGGATGTTTCTTGGGATCTTCATAATGTTGAAGGAAATCCTCGCGAATCGATTCAG ATTGAATTGATAAGCAGAGCTTTAGAAGGCATGGTAGAGTTGAAATACACAGTAACACTTGGAGAAGATGTGTTAACATCAGAATTAACAGTGTGCAACAATAACCAAACATCTCTTGAATTGAAAGGCTATATTTTAAGTCATATGACTTTGAGTACTCCTGAGGCAACTTTTGCTATTGGTTTGGAAGGTTCAAATTTCCATAGCGTGCCACCATTTTCATCAAATCATGCCATTATTCCTCCAGATTGTAGCTCTGGGTTGACTCAAAGACTCAAAGGGATTGTTTCTGGTTGGGGAAAAAGCAGGGAAAGAGAGAGTGGAGAGGAGATTGAGGGTGAAGAGATGGACAACTACAAGCAATTGATGGACCAAATGAGTAGAATCTACACTAATGCTCCCAGGAACTTCACAATCATAGACAGG GTTTTATGA
- the LOC101207432 gene encoding protein SINE1, with protein MKAISETQRSFMSKNLSPMLRREFANLDKDADSRRSAMKALKTYVKELDSKAIPVFLAQVSENKETGALNGECTISLYEVLARVHGVNIVPQIDRIMTSIIKTLASSAGSFPLQQACSKVVPAIARYGIDPTTPDDKKKHVIYSLCNPLSESLLGSQESLTAGAALCLKALVDSDNWRFASDEMVNKVCQNVAGALEEKSTQTNSHMGLVMTLAKRNPRIVEPYARLLLQAGLRILKCGVVEKNSQKRLSAIQMINFLMRCLDPWSIFSELQSIIEEMENCQSDQMPYVKGAAFETLQTAKKILADKGSKMDKSPSSVTGSNFLDHRRRSPWRNGGSRTPSSESPESQTLDSFFDYGSLVGSPFSSRQASRNSGFDRRSVNRKLWSYENGGVDISLKDGLSLFSEVTRGTDVSDTMSMYSGSHKFGHNGEEYADDFSGFFQMSPPRRRLSRSTTTSPLRSRSYINVEDMIFKTPRKLVHSLQDLNEGKSDYASGSSRCRHRSLSSGNLEWSPPRAFLNQNGFADEPKLSKEDEDGLGNGNGEQSQGSYESISSADGAPTHVDVQAIPVAVACQSKMKPQYYGMEMAYKKTALKLVCGFSFLLFTIFTSLLWIDDHDQGSYLVPT; from the exons ATGAAAGCAATCTCAGAAACTCAAAg ATCTTTTATGAGCAAAAATTTGAGTCCAATGCTTCGGCGGGAGTTTGCTAATCTTGATAAAGATGCTGATAGTCGCAGATCCGCGATGAAGGCATTGAAAACTTATGTGAAGGAATTAGATTCCAAGGCTATCCCTGTTTTTCTTGCTCAAGTTtctgaaaacaaagaaactgGTGCTTTAAATGGGGAATGTACAATTTCTCTTTATGAAGTTCTAGCTCGTGTTCACGGTGTCAATATTGTGCCGCAGATTGATCGGATTATGACTTCCATTATCAAGACTTTGGCTTCAAGTGCTGGCTCTTTCCCTCTTCAACAAGCTTGCTCTAAAGTTGTTCCGGCGATTGCAAGATACGGGATCGATCCCACCACTCCTGATGATAAGAAGAAGCATGTGATTTATTCTCTTTGTAATCCGCTCTCGGAATCTTTGTTGGGTTCTCAAGAGAGCCTCACTGCTGGTGCTGCCCTCTGCTTGAAGGCTCTGGTGGACTCGGATAACTGGCGGTTTGCTTCCGATGAGATGGTTAATAAGGTTTGCCAGAATGTTGCTGGAGCTTTGGAGGAGAAATCTACACAAACGAATTCACACATGGGGCTTGTTATGACACTAGCTAAGCGGAATCCTCGGATTGTTGAACCGTATGCTAGATTGTTGCTGCAGGCTGGGCTGCGAATATTGAAGTGTGGGGTTGTGGAGAAAAATTCTCAGAAAAGACTGTCTGCCATTCAAATGATTAACTTCTTGATGAGATGTCTTGATCCTTGGAGTATATTTTCGGAGCTTCAGTCTATAATTGAGGAGATGGAGAATTGTCAGTCTGATCAAATGCCTTATGTCAAAGGTGCAGCTTTTGAAACTTTGCAAACAGCTAAGAAAATATTGGCTGATAAAGGGTCGAAAATGGACAAATCTCCAAGCTCCGTGACGGGATCGAACTTCCTTGATCATAGGAGAAGAAGTCCATGGAGGAATGGTGGAAGCCGAACTCCCTCATCTGAATCTCCAGAATCCCAGACCCTTGATTCGTTCTTCGATTACGGCTCGCTTGTAGGATCACCTTTTTCATCAAGACAAGCTTCACGTAACTCAGGATTTGATCGTAGGAGTGTGAATCGTAAACTTTGGAGTTACGAGAATGGTGGGGTTGATATATCACTCAAGGATGGCTTGTCTTTGTTCTCGGAAGTTACTCGTGGAACTGACGTTTCCGACACCATGTCTATGTACTCTGGAAGTCACAAATTTGGCCATAATGGTGAAGAATATGCAGATGATTTTTCAGGGTTTTTTCAAATGAGTCCTCCTAGACGCAGACTTTCAAGAAGCACTACAACCAGCCCCCTT CGGTCTCGTAGTTACATTAATGTTGAAGATATGATCTTCAAAACGCCTCGGAAGCTTGTCCATTCCCTTCAGGATCTAAACGAGGGGAAATCTGACTATGCTAGCGGAAGTAGCCGATGTAGGCATAGGAGTTTGTCATCAGGGAATTTGGAGTGGAGTCCTCCAAGAGCATTTCTAAATCAAAACGGTTTTGCCGATGAACCAAAACTCAGCAAAGAGGATGAAGATGGCTTAGGCAACGGTAATGGTGAGCAATCACAAGGTAGTTACGAATCGATCTCTTCAGCCGATGGTGCCCCTACCCATGTTGATGTCCAAGCTATACCTGTGGCAGTGGCTTGTCAAAGTAAAATGAAACCTCAATATTATGGCATGGAGATGGCATATAAGAAGACTGCTTTGAAATTGGTATGTGGCTTttcatttttgctttttacAATATTCACTTCATTGCTATGGATTGATGATCACGACCAAGGTTCCTATCTTGTACCAACATAA
- the LOC101220534 gene encoding aquaporin SIP1-2, with the protein MIDSIKAAIGDAVLTSMWIFCASSLGVLTSVLYSAAGVYGIPLHPLLITTTLVFILVFVFNIIGALLGGASFNPTATAAFYAAGVGPTSLFAMAIRFPAQAAGAVAGALAIKEVMPIQYKHMLGGPSLKVDIHSGATAEGVLTFIISFAVLLIVLRGPSSPVIKTWLLAMATVALIVAGSSYTGPSMNPANAFGWAYINNRHDTWEQLYVYWISPFVGAILAAWLFRMIFPPPPPAPAKQKKA; encoded by the exons ATGATTGATTCTATCAAGGCTGCGATCGGCGATGCCGTTCTCACTTCCATGTGGATTTTCTGTGCTTCATCTCTTGGGGTTCTCACTTCCGTTCTCTACTCAGCCGCCGGTGTTTATGGAATCCCACTTCACCCACTTCTTATCACTACTACTCTTGTTTtcattcttgtttttgtttttaatataattggtGCTCTTTTGGGTGGAGCTAGCTTTAATCCTACTGCCACTGCTGCTTTTTATGCTGCTGGTGTTGGTCCAACCTCTCTCTTCGCCATGGCTATCCGTTTCCCTGCTCAG GCGGCTGGTGCGGTTGCTGGTGCCCTGGCAATCAAGGAGGTGATGCCTATACAATACAAGCACATGCTTGGTGGACCTTCTTTGAAAGTTGACATTCATTCTGGAGCTACAGCTGAAGGAGTTTTGACCTTTATAATCAGTTTTGCTGTTCTTCTAATTGTACTCAGGGGTCCCTCCAGCCCTGTTATCAAAACATGGTTGCTGGCAATGGCTACCGTAGCGTTAATCGTTGCTGGTTCTAGTTACACAGGACCTTCCATGAATCCTGCAAAT GCATTTGGATGGGCATATATAAACAACAGGCACGATACATGGGAGCAGTTGTACGTGTACTGGATCTCCCCCTTTGTAGGAGCCATTTTGGCTGCTTGGCTTTTCAGAATGATCTTCCCACCACCACCCCCAGCCCCGGCCAAGCAGAAGAAAGCTTAA
- the LOC101207187 gene encoding B3 domain-containing protein At2g31420 encodes MDSRPSTSTADPPKEQETTLSTNEEISDQNPSDQDDHLPLIKRKRTRMKQLARRHKLFREKRLKRQLIHPVDDPIPKSKEEPRGKDFVFDSETESESDTDPNQETLIFRVLAEMVESEKDSLEIIPDEYKNLMIFMGGSWNFCPSLVMEKRLKKGDVEERRNRLLIPQRKTRTNFLDVEEEEQLNRDVWWMVEIIEPDCTVSLITLSKWETWKGVAYVLITEWNGLVERNDLKEGDLMQLWSFRAGGDRGRLCFMLLEVEEIREDGGEIAAAES; translated from the coding sequence ATGGATTCCCGCCCTTCAACTTCCACCGCCGACCCCccaaaagaacaagaaaccACACTCTctacaaatgaagaaatcagCGATCAAAACCCGAGCGACCAGGACGATCACCTTCCACtaataaagagaaagagaaccaGAATGAAACAACTCGCAAGGCGACACAAACtctttagagaaaaaagaCTAAAACGCCAACTCATCCACCCAGTCGACGATCCAATTCCCAAGTCCAAAGAAGAACCACGAGGCAAGGACTTCGTATTCGACTCAGAAACCGAAAGCGAGAGCGATACAGATCCAAATCAAGAAACCCTAATATTTAGGGTTTTGGCAGAAATGGTCGAATCAGAAAAAGATTCCCTCGAAATCATACCTGACGAATACAAGAATCTGATGATTTTCATGGGAGGATCGTGGAATTTTTGCCCTAGTTTGGTGATGGAGAAACGACTGAAGAAAGGGGATGTGGAGGAACGAAGAAATCGGCTGTTGATTCCACAAAGGAAGACGAGAACGAATTTTCTggatgttgaagaagaagagcagTTGAACAGAGATGTTTGGTGGATGGTGGAGATTATTGAGCCTGATTGTACGGTGAGTTTGATTACGCTGAGTAAATGGGAAACGTGGAAGGGAGTGGCGTATGTTTTGATAACGGAGTGGAATGGATTGGTGGAGAGGAATGATTTGAAGGAAGGTGATTTGATGCAGCTATGGAGTTTTCGTGCCGGCGGCGACCGTGGACGGCTCTGTTTTATGCTTCTGGAGGTGGAAGAAATCCGAGAAGACGGTGGTGAAATTGCTGCCGCTGAATCTTAG
- the LOC101220305 gene encoding apyrase 2 — MHKRSGKPQSESFSNKIYRFRGVLLLISLSLFLIAFVLYLMPAREDYSFNHRKVSPDHKSSSSSKTSFAVIFDAGSSGSRVHVFCFDHNLDLLPVGKDIELFLQLKPGLSAYADSPKDAAASLISLLDKAQDVVPKGLRPMTPVRVGATAGLRALKGDASDRILQAVRDLLRDKSELRLEGDAVSVIDGTQEGSYLWVTLNYLLGNLGKKYSDTVGVVDLGGGSVQMAYAISENDAARLSEAEGAYVKKMYLKGATYYLYVHSYLHYGLLAARAEVLSVSEDSSNDCILSGYEGEYHYGGKDYKASASSSGSNLNGCRSTVLKALKVNESTCTHMKCTFGGVWNGGGGDGQKNLFVASFFFDRAAEAGFADPNEPVAIVRPADFNDAAKQACQIKVEDASTYPHVEKDNLPYLCMDLVYQYTLLVDGFGLDPWQEITLVKKVKYQNSLVEAAWPLGSAIEAVSSLV; from the exons ATGCATAAGCGTTCTGGGAAGCCACAGTCCGAATCTTTTTCGAATAAGATCTATAGATTTAGAGGGGTGTTATTGCttatctctctttctcttttcttaatCGCTTTTGTTCTTTATCTCATGCCGGCCCGTGAGGATTACTCTTTCAACCACCGCAAAGTTTCCCCTGATCATAAGTCGTCTTCCTCTTCCAAGACCTCTTTTGCTGTTATTTTCGATGCTGGTAGCTCTGGGAGTCGTGTCCATGTCTTTTGCTTTGATCATAATCTCGATCTCCTCCCCGTTGGCAAGGATATCGAACTTTTCTTACAA cTTAAACCAGGACTGAGTGCATATGCTGACAGCCCCAAGGATGCGGCAGCCTCTCTAATTTCCCTTTTGGACAAAGCTCAAGATGTGGTTCCAAAAGGGCTGCGCCCAATGACTCCTGTTAGAGTTGGG GCAACTGCTGGCTTGAGGGCCTTGAAAGGTGATGCATCTGATAGAATTTTGCAGGCG GTTAGGGATCTCCTGAGAGACAAAAGCGAACTCAGGTTGGAAGGAGATGCTGTGTCTGTCATTGATGGAACTCAAGAAGGTTCTTATCTTTGG GTGACGTTAAACTATCTGCTTGGGAACTTGGGTAAGAAGTATTCAGATACAGTCGGAGTTGTAGATCTTGGAGGAGGATCTGTTCAAATGGCATATGCTATCTCAGAAAATGATGCTGCTCGATTATCAGAGGCAGAGGGTGCATACGTAAAAAAGATGTATCTGAAGGGAGCAACTTATTATCTCTATGTTCACAG TTATTTGCATTATGGGTTACTAGCTGCCCGAGCGGAGGTTTTGAGTGTTTCTGAAGATTCTAGCAATGATTGCATCCTATCTGGCTACGaag GAGAATACCATTATGGGGGAAAGGACTACAAAGCATCGGCATCTTCATCAGGGTCTAACTTGAATGGATGCAGGAGCACGGTTTTGAAGGCTCTCAAGGTTAACGAATCCACTTGTACTCACATGAAGTGCACTTTTGGCGGTGTTTGGAATGGCGGAGGAGGAGATGGCCAGAAGAATCTCTTCGttgcttcatttttctttgacaGGGCAGCTGAG GCTGGTTTTGCTGATCCCAATGAGCCGGTTGCTATAGTTCGCCCGGCAGACTTCAACGATGCAGCAAAGCAGGCATGCCAAATTAAAGTTGAGGATGCCAGTACATATCCCCATGTCGAGAAGGATAACCTGCCGTATTTGTGTATGGATCTTGTGTATCAGTACACACTACTCGTAGATGGATTTG GGTTGGATCCATGGCAAGAGATCACATTGGTGAAGAAGGTTAAATATCAGAACTCCTTGGTTGAAGCAGCATGGCCTCTAGGTAGCGCCATCGAAGCTGTCTCGTCGTTAGTGTAA
- the LOC101221243 gene encoding PHD finger protein ING2, producing MAIARTGVYVDDYLEYASTLPAELQRLLNTIRELDDRSQSMIDQTRQQTKYCLGLSTQSSKKGYGNSNTDDEESAFEKLRKDIEANQDNALSLCTEKVLLARQAGDLIDSHIKRLDEDLNNFAEDLKQEGKISPDEPAILPPLPLVSKNERRRPVFITPQSKRPDYRDRDWDRERDRDFELMPPPGSHKKDFAPSLDVDQPIDPNEPTYCICHQVSFGDMIACDNENCQGGEWFHYSCVGLTPETRFKGKWYCPTCRDVSPSQ from the exons ATGGCGATTGCTCGTACAGGAGTATACGTCGATGACTATTTGGAAT ACGCCAGCACATTGCCTGCTGAACTTCAGAGGCTACTCAATACAATCAGAGAACTCGATGATCGATCGCAGT ccATGATTGATCAGACGCGGCAGCAAACCAAATATTGCTTGGGATTGTCGACGCAGAGTTCGAAGAAAGGATATGGTAATAGTAATACTGACGATGAGGAGTCTGCTTTTGAGAAACTGCGGAAGGATATTGAGGCTAATCAGGATAACGCGTTGAGTTTGTGTACTGAAAAGGTCTTGTTGGCACGTCAAGCAGGCGACCTG ATAGATAGCCATATTAAACGACTTGATGAGGATCTAAACAACTTTGCAGAAGATCTGAAACAAG AGGGAAAAATTTCACCAGACGAACCGGCAATTCTTCCACCATTGCCACTAGTTTCGAAGAATGAAAGACGTCGACCAGTATTTATAACACCTCAATCTAAGAGGCCGGATTACAGGGACCGAGATTGGGATAGGGAGCGTGATCGAGATTTTGAGCTCATGCCTCCTCCAGGAAGCCATAAGAAGGACTTTGCACCTTCACTCGATGTGGATCAGCCCATTGATCCAAATGAACCAACGTATTGCATTTGCCATCAG GTGTCATTTGGAGATATGATTGCTTGTGACAATGAGAAT TGTCAAGGAGGTGAATGGTTTCATTATTCCTGCGTTGGACTGACACCAGAAACAAGATTTAAAGGAAAGTGGTATTGTCCAACCTGCAGAGACGTATCGCCAAGTCAATAA
- the LOC101207678 gene encoding protein NDH-DEPENDENT CYCLIC ELECTRON FLOW 5 isoform X1 — protein sequence MSLPSKLLQPPPTIPYTRLSTSPRPFFCHCLHPSTPSSRGGGRAFPLPGVASLPYQPINVDYLEEEFNGQGHGVTFEGIGDECLAKLRLENGGSAILMFPSGLITSYKSPMWHGGSLELLHSSVSEDKNGDVVVQGGVSVALDYGTHRLEDVSWDLHNVEGNPRESIQIELISRALEGMVELKYTVTLGEDVLTSELTVCNNNQTSLELKGYILSHMTLSTPEATFAIGLEGSNFHSVPPFSSNHAIIPPDCSSGLTQRLKGIVSGWGKSRERESGEEIEGEEMDNYKQLMDQMSRIYTNAPRNFTIIDRGRRNSVVVGREGFDEVYMLSPGSNHVYYGEYSYVCIGHSAMLKPILLQPQQLWRGSQYLYNPNL from the exons ATGAGCCTACCTTCAAAGCTTCTCCAACCTCCCCCAACTATTCCCTACACGCGTCTATCCACCTCCCCCCGCCCATTTTTCTGTCATTGTCTTCATCCATCCACCCCAAGCAGCCGCGGAGGAGGAAGAGCGTTCCCACTTCCCGGAGTGGCCTCCCTCCCGTATCAACCCATCAATGTCGATTATTTGGAAGAAGAATTCAACGGTCAAGGGCATGGAGTAACATTCGAAGGAATCGGCGATGAGTGTCTTGCCAAATTGCGATTAGAAAATGGTGGTTCTGCGATTCTTATGTTCCCGAGCGGATTAATTACCTCCTATAAATCTCCTATGTGGCATGGAGGATCTCTAGAGCTGCTTCATTCTTCGGTATCTGAGGATAAAAATGGCGATGTTGTTGTTCAAGGAGGCGTATCCGTTGCCCTAGACTATGGGACTCATCGACTGGAGGATGTTTCTTGGGATCTTCATAATGTTGAAGGAAATCCTCGCGAATCGATTCAG ATTGAATTGATAAGCAGAGCTTTAGAAGGCATGGTAGAGTTGAAATACACAGTAACACTTGGAGAAGATGTGTTAACATCAGAATTAACAGTGTGCAACAATAACCAAACATCTCTTGAATTGAAAGGCTATATTTTAAGTCATATGACTTTGAGTACTCCTGAGGCAACTTTTGCTATTGGTTTGGAAGGTTCAAATTTCCATAGCGTGCCACCATTTTCATCAAATCATGCCATTATTCCTCCAGATTGTAGCTCTGGGTTGACTCAAAGACTCAAAGGGATTGTTTCTGGTTGGGGAAAAAGCAGGGAAAGAGAGAGTGGAGAGGAGATTGAGGGTGAAGAGATGGACAACTACAAGCAATTGATGGACCAAATGAGTAGAATCTACACTAATGCTCCCAGGAACTTCACAATCATAGACAGG GGAAGGAGAAACTCAGTGGTGGTAGGGAGAGAAGGATTTGATGAAGTGTACATGTTGAGTCCAGGATCAAATCATGTGTACTATGGAGAATATTCATATGTATGCATTGGCCATTCAGCCATGCTTAAACCAATACTCTTGCAACCTCAACAACTATGGAGAGGATCTCAATATTTGTACAACCCAAATCTCTAG
- the LOC101207678 gene encoding protein NDH-DEPENDENT CYCLIC ELECTRON FLOW 5 isoform X2, giving the protein MSLPSKLLQPPPTIPYTRLSTSPRPFFCHCLHPSTPSSRGGGRAFPLPGVASLPYQPINVDYLEEEFNGQGHGVTFEGIGDECLAKLRLENGGSAILMFPSGLITSYKSPMWHGGSLELLHSSVSEDKNGDVVVQGGVSVALDYGTHRLEDVSWDLHNVEGNPRESIQIELISRALEGMVELKYTVTLGEDVLTSELTVCNNNQTSLELKGYILSHMTLSTPEATFAIGLEGSNFHSVPPFSSNHAIIPPDCSSGLTQRLKGIVSGWGKSRERESGEEIEGEEMDNYKQLMDQMSRIYTNAPRNFTIIDRIEMK; this is encoded by the exons ATGAGCCTACCTTCAAAGCTTCTCCAACCTCCCCCAACTATTCCCTACACGCGTCTATCCACCTCCCCCCGCCCATTTTTCTGTCATTGTCTTCATCCATCCACCCCAAGCAGCCGCGGAGGAGGAAGAGCGTTCCCACTTCCCGGAGTGGCCTCCCTCCCGTATCAACCCATCAATGTCGATTATTTGGAAGAAGAATTCAACGGTCAAGGGCATGGAGTAACATTCGAAGGAATCGGCGATGAGTGTCTTGCCAAATTGCGATTAGAAAATGGTGGTTCTGCGATTCTTATGTTCCCGAGCGGATTAATTACCTCCTATAAATCTCCTATGTGGCATGGAGGATCTCTAGAGCTGCTTCATTCTTCGGTATCTGAGGATAAAAATGGCGATGTTGTTGTTCAAGGAGGCGTATCCGTTGCCCTAGACTATGGGACTCATCGACTGGAGGATGTTTCTTGGGATCTTCATAATGTTGAAGGAAATCCTCGCGAATCGATTCAG ATTGAATTGATAAGCAGAGCTTTAGAAGGCATGGTAGAGTTGAAATACACAGTAACACTTGGAGAAGATGTGTTAACATCAGAATTAACAGTGTGCAACAATAACCAAACATCTCTTGAATTGAAAGGCTATATTTTAAGTCATATGACTTTGAGTACTCCTGAGGCAACTTTTGCTATTGGTTTGGAAGGTTCAAATTTCCATAGCGTGCCACCATTTTCATCAAATCATGCCATTATTCCTCCAGATTGTAGCTCTGGGTTGACTCAAAGACTCAAAGGGATTGTTTCTGGTTGGGGAAAAAGCAGGGAAAGAGAGAGTGGAGAGGAGATTGAGGGTGAAGAGATGGACAACTACAAGCAATTGATGGACCAAATGAGTAGAATCTACACTAATGCTCCCAGGAACTTCACAATCATAGACAGG ATTGAGATGAAATAG
- the LOC101220775 gene encoding syntaxin-related protein KNOLLE — protein sequence MNDLMTKSFTSYVDLKKAAMKDLDLEAGLEKASSVTGDNGDMGLFLEEAEKVKTEMGSIREILVKLQQANEETKSAHKPETLKLLRNAINVDIVTVLKKARSIRSQLEEMDRANAAKKRLSGSKEGTAIYRTRIAVTNGLRKKLKELMMEFQSLRQRMMTEYKETVGRRYFTVTGEHPEEEVIEKIISNGGEEFLARAIEEHGRGKVAETVVEIQDRHGAAKEIEKSLLELHQVFLDMAVMVEAQGEKMDDIEHHVMNASQYVIDGTKDLKTAKDLQRNSRKCLCFGILLLLVIILVVVIPIAVSFGSS from the exons atgaacgaCTTAATGACCAAATCGTTCACAAGCTATGTGGATCTGAAGAAGGCAGCCATGAAGGATCTCGACCTTGAAGCCGGTCTAGAAAAGGCATCATCTGTTACCGGCGACAACGGTGACATGGGTCTGTTTCTGGAAGAGGCAGAGAAGGTGAAAACGGAGATGGGTTCGATTAGAGAGATTTTAGTTAAACTCCAACAAGCTAATGAAGAGACCAAATCTGCTCACAAACCTGAAACCCTCAAATTGCTTCGTAATGCGATCAATGTTGACATTGTCACTGTCCTCAAAAAGGCAAGATCGATCCGATCTCAGCTTGAGGAAATGGATCGTGCCAACGCTGCCAAGAAACGTCTCTCCGGCAGCAAAGAAGGCACTGCCATTTACAG GACAAGAATTGCAGTGACCAACGGGCTACGGAAGAAGCTAAAGGAATTAATGATGGAGTTTCAAAGCTTGAGGCAGAGGATGATGACGGAGTACAAAGAAACGGTTGGGCGCCGATACTTCACGGTGACGGGGGAGCATCCGGAGGAGGAGGTAATAGAGAAGATAATATCGAATGGGGGGGAGGAGTTTTTAGCAAGGGCAATAGAGGAGCATGGGCGAGGGAAGGTGGCAGAGACGGTGGTGGAGATACAGGACCGACATGGGGCCGCGAAGGAGATAGAGAAGAGCTTGTTAGAGCTACACCAAGTGTTTTTGGATATGGCAGTCATGGTTGAAGCACAAGGGGAGAAAATGGATGATATTGAACATCACGTTATGAATGCTTCGCAATATGTTATAGATGGGACCAAGGATTTGAAAACAGCAAAGGATTTGCAAAGGAATAGTAGAAAATGTTTGTGTTTTGGGATTTTGCTTTTGCTTGTGATTATTTTGGTTGTTGTTATTCCAATTGCTGTTAGTTTTGGAAGttcttga
- the LOC101221009 gene encoding NADPH-dependent aldehyde reductase-like protein, chloroplastic: protein MATALPLDGRTAIVTGASRGIGRAIAIHLHSLGANLVLNYASNSTQADLLASELNQSSAPLRRAVAVQADVSDPDHVKRLFDSAEKEFGSEIHILVNSAGILDSKYPSLVETTVEDWDETFRVNCRGAFLVCKEAENRIKRGGGGRIVLITTSIVLSLPPGYGAYAASKAAVEAMAKIAAKELKGTGITVNCVAPGPVATELFYAGKSEETVARMAEACPMGRLGQPDDLAKVVGFLVTDAGEWVNGQVVRVNGGLVI from the coding sequence ATGGCCACTGCCCTGCCGCTCGATGGCCGAACTGCAATCGTCACTGGCGCTTCCCGCGGCATTGGCCGCGCAATAGCCATCCACCTCCACTCCCTCGGCGCAAATCTCGTCCTCAACTATGCTTCCAACTCCACACAAGCCGATCTCCTCGCATCGGAACTCAACCAGTCATCGGCGCCACTCCGACGAGCCGTCGCTGTCCAAGCCGACGTGTCCGACCCAGACCACGTAAAGCGGCTGTTCGATTCGGCCGAAAAGGAATTTGGATCTGAGATTCACATACTTGTGAACTCCGCTGGGATTCTCGATTCGAAGTACCCGAGTCTGGTTGAAACCACTGTGGAGGATTGGGATGAGACGTTTCGAGTGAATTGCAGAGGCGCGTTTTTGGTCTGCAAAGAGGCGGAGAATCGGATCAAGCGCGGCGGCGGAGGGCGTATTGTGTTGATTACGACGTCGATCGTTTTGTCTCTGCCGCCAGGGTACGGTGCTTATGCGGCGTCGAAGGCAGCGGTGGAGGCGATGGCGAAAATTGCGGCGAAGGAGCTTAAGGGGACGGGAATCACGGTGAACTGCGTGGCACCGGGACCGGTGGCGACGGAGCTTTTTTACGCTGGGAAATCAGAGGAGACGGTGGCGAGGATGGCGGAGGCTTGCCCGATGGGGCGGCTCGGGCAGCCCGATGATTTGGCTAAAGTGGTGGGGTTCTTAGTTACTGATGCCGGTGAGTGGGTGAATGGGCAGGTGGTCCGGGTCAACGGGGGACttgtaatttga